The genomic DNA GCACCTCGAACCCGAGGTGCGGCAACGGTGGCGCGCACACCTGTGCGGGCTGTGCCTGACACTGCGCGGCACCGCCGGCCAGTCGGCGCGGGCGTGCACCAACACCGACGCCGCGCTGCTCTCGGCGCTCGTCGAGGCGCAACAGCCGTGGCCCGCAGCCACGCGCACCGCCGGCCCGTGCGCGCTGCGTGGGATGCGGCGCGCCGAGGTGATCGCCCCGGCGGAACTCGGAGTCCGGCTGGGTGCCACGGCGGCGCTGACGCTCGCGGCCGCGAAGATCGGCGATCACGCGGCCGAGCGGGAGGCGGGCCTGCGCGGTTCCGCAGTCACGGCCCGCGGCACCGTCGGGCTGCTGCGCGCGACCGAACGGCGGCTGCGGCGGAGAGCCGAGGCCGACGGTCCCGTCGCCGCTGCGGCCCGGGTGCCCGAGGCGCTCACCGGGCTCGCCGAGCAGGCGCGGATCGAATCGCGCGCCACGCGGCTGGATGAGGTCACGGCACCCACGGCGGCGGCGGTCGGCGGCATGTTCGCCGCTACGGCCGTGCTCGCGGGGTGTCCGGAGAACGCGGAGCCGCTGGGTGAGCTCGGACGCGCATACGGGGAGTTCGCGCACCTCGCGGACGCGCTCGAGGACCTGGCCCGCGACCGCGAGCACGGCGCGTACAACGCCCTCGACGCAACCGGGACCACCGTGGACGCGGCCGTGGCGCGGCTGCAGGCCTTGCGGGACGTCGTGATCGAGCGGCTGGAGAGCGTCGAGCTGCGCGACGACCGGCTGGTCCGTCCGCTCCTGTCGACCGCGATGGCGACGGTGCTCGCGGCGCGGAGGACGCCGATGGACAAGCGCGTGAAGAGGATGGACGAGAAGGCGAAGAAGAAGCTCGGGCGGCGGTCCGTCGACGCGGGCGAGTCCGCCGGGGACTGTTGCTGCGACGGAGACTGCTGTTGCGACGGCGGCTGTTGCGACTGCTCCTGATACGACGCGGCCCGGTGGAAGCGGGCGCTTCCACCGGGGCGGCGACGAGTTGGAAGGTCAGGCCTCGACGCGGACGTCGGCGCGGGCCGGGATCACCACGGGGTGCACGCCCGACATGCGCTCGAGCACGCGGACCACCTGGCAGGAGTAGCCGTACTCGTTGTCGTACCAGACGTAGAGCACCAGGTCCTTGCCGTCGGCGATGGTGGCGAGACCGTCGACGATGCCGGCGCGGTGCGAGCCCACGAAGTCGGTGGACACGACCTCGGGCGACTCGATGTAGTCGATCTGCTGGCGCAGCTTCGAGTGCAGCGACACCCGGCGGAGGTAGTCGTTGACCTCGTCCTTGGTCGTCGGCTTCTCGAGGGTGATGTTGAGGATCGCCAGCGAGACGTCCGGGGTGGGTACCCGGATGGACGAACCGGTGAGCTTGCCCTCGAGCTGCGGCAGCGCCTTCGAGACGGCCTTCGCGGCGCCCGTCTCGGTGATCACCATGTTCAGCACCGCCGAGCGGCCGCGGCGGTCGCCCTTGTGGAGGTTGTCGATCAGGTTCTGATCGTTGGTGAACGAGTGCACGGTCTCGACGTGGCCGCGCTGGATGCCGTACGCCTCGTCGAGTGCGGCGAGCACCGGCGTGATCGCGTTCGTGGTGCACGACGCGGCCGAGAGGATGGTGTCGGCGTCCTCGATCGTGCTGTCGTTGATGCCGTGCACGATGTTCTTCAGCGGCGCCTTGCCGGGCGCGGTGAGCAGCACGCGCGCGGCGCCCTTGCTCTTGAGGTGCTGGCCGAGGCCCTCCTCGTCGCGCCACTTGCCGGTGTTGTCGACGATCAGCGCGTCCTTGATGCCGTACGCGGTGTAGTCGATGGTCGACGGGTCGTCCGAGTAGATGACCTGGATGCGGGTGCCGTTGGCGATGATGACGTCGTTCTCCGCGTCGATCGAGACCGAACCGGCGAACGGACCGTGCACGGAGTCACGGGCCAGGAGGCTCGCGCGCTTCTCGAGGTCGTTCTTCACGCTGCGGCGCACCACGATGGCGCGCAGGCGCAGGCCGTGTCCGTTGCCGGCGTGGCTGATCAGGATGCGTGCGAGCAGGCGGCCGATACGGCCGAAGCCGTACAGCACCACGTCGGCGCCGTCACCGTCGGAGACCGGGACGTTGCGCTTGGCGATCTCGGCGCGGAGCAGCTCCTGCACGGCCTCGTCCGACTCGAGGTCGGCGGCGAGGATCGCGAGACGCGCGATGTCGATCGACGCGGGCTCGGGCTCGATGGCGAGCAGGCCGCGCAGCACCTTCTCCGTCTGCGACAGGGTGAGCGCCTGGTGGCCCAGCTCCTCGGCGCGTTCGTGCGCCGAGATCACCGCGGAGGTGGAGAGGTTGATCAGGCGGTGCCCGTGGATCGACGACACCACGCCGTGCTGGCGGTACAGGCGGCCGATCATGGGGATCAGGCGCTCGGCCTGCTCCTCACGGGCGACCCAGGCGTCGCGGTGGCTGTCGTACGCGCCGCGATGCCCACCGGCAGTCGCGGAGTTCGACGGGGACTCGGGCTCCAGCTGTTGCGTCACGCCGATCATTATGCAATGCGCCGACGGGACGGTCGCCCACCGGGGCGATGGGGGAGAACGTCCAGGAGCAGCCTCCGGAACGCCTGGTCACGGCGGTCGGTCCGGCGGAGGGCTGTTCAGTCGGATCCGAGCGGACCGTCGATCGCGTGCTCGATCCGGTCGACCACCGCCGACGGTTCGCTGTGCGTCGTGTCGATCGTGAGACGGCAACCGTCGCGGTGGCGGCGCAGGTGTGCCGCCGCCCGGTGGGCTCCCGCAGCGATGGCGCGTTGTCGCGCCGGGTCGGCGCCGAGCAGGTCGTCTCCGGGGAGACGCCCCGTGTTGTCATGCGAGCGCCGCGCTACGCGGGCCGACAGGGCGCGGTCGGAGGCGTCGAGGAGCACGCGGGTCAACGCCTCATCCTCGTGCGCATCGGTGTCCAGCTCCGGGTCCCGCGCGACGACGACCAAGTCTTCCGCTCCCGCGCGCTCGTAACCCGCGGTCAGTGCGGCGTAGCCGGCCGCATGGACACCGGGTTCGTAGTCCGGCCCGACGAAGCCGAGCTGCCCGACGTCGATGTAGCCGGTCGCGCGGCCGGCCGCCCACCGTCGCCGGACCAGCTCCCAGCCCACAGAGGACTTCCCGACGGCCGGGGCGCCGTACACCAGTGTCGTCGGTAGGGGAGCGGCCCGCGCCGACGGTGCCGGCGTCCACGGGCCGGGGCGCATCGACGTGTGCCGGACGAGGAGTTCCTGCGCGACGTCCTCGACATCACGCGAGGTCGTGTCGACGGTGTCGGCCGACGTCCGGTCGAGGCGGCGGGCGAGTTGTTCCAGGTCGGCGAGCACGTCAGCGGTCGAACCGCGGGCGAGGTAGCGACGTCGCAGCTCGGCCCAGTCGCAGCGGAGTCTGACGTGCTCGAGCTCGATGTCGGCGCCGGTACCGGCGCCGAGTCGCGGCGCGCCGAGGTTCGGATCGACGACGCCGGACACCACCATCTGGCGGAGGCCCCGTGCGCTCCAGGCCCGGATCAGGCGGCGTGCGTTCTCGGCCTTCACGGCGTGCGGCGCACTCCCCGCGAGCCGGTCGTACGGGCCGAGGAGGCCGAGTTGGTCGATGTCGACGTAGGCTGCGTTCCCGCCACCAGCAGTGAGGAGTTCGAACACCCGCCATCCGGTGGTGGTCTTCCCTGTGCCGGGTGCGCCGCTGATCCACAACGTCGTGGTCGTCACCGTTCCCACGGTAGGCAGTGGTGCAAGCCGATTTCGATGCTGAGCCGCAGCGGGGCGGTTGACAGGTGGGGCAGGTGGGGCTCGAACCCACGACCAGCGGATTATGAGTCCGCGGCTCTAACCGACTGAGCTACTGCCCCTCGCCGGTCGCTCGGTGTCGCGCGAGGTCGACCCTCGCCGCTCATCAGTCCTGACCAGCGCGAACACACTAGCACTGGTGCGAACAGATGGGCGTGAAGGGCTACGTCTTTGCGGTCGCACTCGACGGAAGTGATCTCTGTTACATTTGTTGCAAATGTGGTTGAATGGCACTTGATGGGCGGAAGTTGCTGCAAGCTCTGAGCGGCCTCCGACGATGCTTCAAGACAGCGAGCACCCCGAGGAGTCCCCCATGACCACGAGAAGCTGGTCCTTCCGCATCACGATCGCCGCCGTCGCTGCGGCGCTGACCGTGTCCGTTCTCGGCGGCACTGCGAGCGCTGACACCACTGTCGGGCCCGCGGGCATGACCGTCACACCGTCGAGTGCCGGCGGCGCGGTCTCCGACTGGCGCGCAGGCACCGTCGTCAAGCTCTGGAGCAACGGAGCAGTGACGATCCCGGCGGTCACCGCGAATCCCGGCGGGAAGCTGGAGGTCCGCGCCCGGGGTGATCACTGCTGGGGCGCGCCGCAGATGGCGGTGAAGCGCGGCGGCGTCACGCTCGGCACCGTGGCGGCCGGACTCGGGTGGAGCACCCACACGGTGGACCTCGGTGCACTGACCGGGGCGAGCCCGGTGACGATCGAGTTCAGCAACGACTACCGCGGCTGGTTCTGCGACCGGAACCTGTATGTCGCGAGCGTGACGGTTCGCGATGGCGCGGGCCCCCCGACCACCCCTGTCCCGACGACACCGGTGCCGACGACGGCCCCGCCCACGACGACAGCACCGACGACGGTGCCCGGAACCACGGTGCCGCCCACCACCGCACCTCCGACCACCACGGCGCTGCCGACCACCACCGTGCCACCCACGACCACCACGGTGCCCACGACGATCGCACCGACCACGACCACGCCGGTCCCGACGACCGGTTGCCCGGTGAACCAGTACCAGGCGAGATACTTCAACAACACGACCGCGACCGGCAATCCGGTGGTGGTGCAGTGCGAGAACGCTCCAGGCGGGTCGTTCACGGGCCAACCGCTCGCAGGAGTCAACGCGGACAACTTCTCCGTCGAGTACGACGGCGTCCTCCAGTTTCCCCAGACCTCGACGTACGCGTTCTCCACGGCCGTCGGGAACGTCGGCGCCCGCGTGTGGTTCGACGACGCCCTCGTGTTCGACAAGCCGGCACCGCATTGGAGCACGACCAGCACCCTGCGGACCGTCTCGGCGGGGCAGCATCGCGTGCGCGCGACGTTCTTCAACACGTCGGGGATCGCTCATTTCGGAATCTCGTTCCCGCGCGCGACGCCGGGAGCGCCGTCGAACAACGGGAACTACTTCGCCGCTGACTCGTTCTGGAATCAGCCGATTCCCGTGGGTGCAAGAGTTGATCCCCGCAGCGCTGGATGGATCTCGGCGCTGGATGCGCGAAGCAACGGGGTGTGGGTGAACACCAGTGAGTGGACGACGACCGTCTACAACGCGCCACCCGGTACGCCCACCATCGACGTGCGCGTGACCAACACGAACCGACTACTGACCATCCCGTACCTGCCGACCTATCGACCGACGAATGACGCCGATCACCACCTGGCGGTGATCGATGATGCATCGGGGTGCTTGTACGAGTTCCAAGGTTTCAATCCCGTGTTGCGCTCGGCAGCCGCGTCGGCGTCGTACCGGGCCTACACGGGTTCGGGAGGTCATGACCCCGGACCGGGGCACGCGGGCGGCGAGTTCTCGTACCTTGCGGGGTTGATCACGCCGCAGGACGTCGAATCCGGCGTGATCGATCATGCCCTTCGGTACGCCATGCCCGGCAACTCTCCCAACTACGTGTACCCAGGCACCAGGTCCGATGGCACCACGCTCGGTGGCGTTCCTGAGGGGACTCGGCTCCAGCTCGACCCGAACCTGGATCTCTCGCGGTTCGGTCTCTCGCCATTCCAACTGATGCTGGCACGAGCCTTACAGGTCTACGGCGGATTCAACGCAGACCACGCGGACGTCTTCGTGTTCTACGCCCGCAGCACCCTCGACGGTACGACGTACGCGCAGCCGATCCAGCAGCTGCCTGACTCGCTGGTGCAGCACCTGAGGTTCCTCGCGCCCACGATCGCGTCGCAGGACATCTACCTCGACCGGTCCGACGACACGGGGTGCAACCAACAGCGATGAATCCCGGCGCGATACGGCGCGTCGTGCGCCGATTCCTCCCGCGCATCGCGAACGAGGCCTACCGTGTGGCTCAGGTCACTCGAATCGGATGATGGGGGATCGGACGTGCTCGATCACTACGACGTGCGTAGCGGTGAGTTCAACCTGGGGATCCGTCCGCCCGCGGGCCGGCGGACCGCCCGCGGTGTGTGGCGCGTGATCAAGGCGGTGCTCAACTCCGCCGCCGAGTTGGACGTCTACGTGTGCGCGGCGCGACACGGCGCGCGGGGCGAGCGCTGGGCATCGTCGTAGCCCCGGGGGTACCGGGCTAGTCTCGGTCGCATGGCCGACGATGCACGCCAGCTGCCCGACGACGACGGTGCCGCGGCAGAGCCCGGCAGGGGGCGGAAACTACTGGCCAGAGGCGCGGAGGCCGCGCACCGGGCCAATCGCAGCGCGGCGATGACGGGCCTCGTGCGGGCCGCGCGCGAGAACCTTCCCGGAGGGCCGAAGAAGGATCTGTTCCAGCCGGACGCGGCATCCACCGAGCGGCTCGCGAGCCTCCTCGACCGGATCGTCGGCGACGAGCCGACGGTGACCCGCGAACTCGGCAATCTGGCGACGGCGACGTGGCAGGCGATGATCAGCCGCCGGGACCGCGACTACCTGCCGCCGAAGCCCATCACGATCCTCTTCACCGACCTCGTCGCGTTCTCGACCTGGGCGCTGGATCGTACCGACGACGAGATCGTGCGCCTCCTGCATGCCGTCAACCGGACCACCGCGGAGATCGTCGCGCGGCACGGCGGCGTCGTGGTCAAGACCATGGGCGACGGTGCCCTCGTCGCCTTCGACGGCGACACCGCGATCGAGGCGGCGATCGAGGCCATCGAGGCGGTCGGGGCGATCGACGTGGCCGACGGATACCGCCCGACGCTGCGCGCCGGCCTGCACACGGGTACGCCGCGGCGGGTCAAGGGCGACCTCATCGGCGTCGACGTGAACATCGCGGCGCGAGTGGCGGAGGCGGCGAACGGGGGCGAGGTGCTGGCTTCGGAGACGGTCTTCACGATCGCCGATAGGGGTCGCTACCAGGTGCGACCGCGCCGATTCAAGGCGAAGGGCGCCCCGCAGAAGCTACAGGTCTTCTCTGTGCGTCCCCTGTACTGAACCTCAGGGATTTCCCTGAACTTCTCGAAATACCCGGCTCGGGATGTAACGAACCGTGCCATGGTCCCTATAGAGCGTGTGACTTGAGTCCTACAGTCCAGCGGCGGCCCTGTGCCCCCGTCGTCAACACCCAAGGATGGGAACACATGAACACGAAGAAGATCGGAGCCGCGTCCTTCGCCGTCGTGGCAGCCGCCGGCCTCCTCGCCGGGTGTGGTAAGTCGACCGAGGGCGACAGCCCCGTCGCGTTCTCGCCCGTCACCGGCGACCAGTTCACCGCGAACCCGGGCGCCTTCCAGACCGACGGCATCGCCGTGCCGCCGAAGGGCGTGACGATGGTGGGTAACACCGTCGCCGCCCAGGCCGTGGCCAACTCCGGTCTGCCGCAGGGCACCATCACCTCGACGATGAACAACACCACGGTCTACTACCCGCCGGCCCCGCCCATTCCGGGCCTGCGTGTGGCGCCGCAGCCTGCGCCGCCCGCGCCGATGGTGCGCCCGGCGAACTACAAGCCGTGGAACTACACCCCGCAGGAGATCGCGGTCTACCAGCAGATCTGCGAGACCGGCACGTGGAACAACTACCGCGCCGGTATCGAGGTCCAGACCCAGACCTGCTACACGCTCTACGGCCGCCAGCTCGGCGTGAAGCCGTGGCACCCCGGCCAGCCGCGCCCGTGGCAGCGCCCCGACTACCCGAAGCCCTGGTTCTCGGCGGACTTCAAGGTCGACGTGCCGGTGTTCTGGGTGTACCCGAAGGACTGGAACCGGCCGAAGCCGCAGCCGATCGTCTCGGTGTCGATCAGCCTGAACCTGGGCAACAACCCGTACCGCCGCGTCAACCCGGCGTGGGATCAGCCGTACTACCCGGTGTGGGCCGTCACGCCCGGCCGCGTGGTCGATGTGCGTGACCAGGCTCGCGTCGTGGCGCCGATCTACACCACGACCACGACGACGACCACCACGACCACCACCACGACGGCGCCCGTCTTCCCCGGTACGGTGCTCGCTCCGCTGCCGACCTCGGCGAAAGTGACCCCCGTGACCGCGGTGCCCGGTGCGAAGGTGACCGGCAACGTCAACCTCGACGCCAACGTGACCGTTCCGACCGCCGCCGCGCTCAAGGGCGCGACGATCCAGGCCGGCACCACCGCGTCGCTGAACGAGGCCATCGGTACCTCGGTCGAGGCGACCGTCGCGAAGCCCAGCTCCGACAACGGCAACCGGGTCACCGTCCAGGGCGACGCCGGTGCGACCGTCTCGGGTGGCGCGGGTGCGACCGTGACCGGCGGCGCAGGTGCGGGCAACGGCACCGTCACCGGCGGTGCGGGTGCCGGCGCAGGTGCCACGGTGACCGGCGGCGGCGCGACGGTGTCCGGTGGCGCGGGTGCGACCGTGACCGGCGGTGCCGGTGCGGCCACCACGACCACCACCAAGCCGGCGGAGCGCCCGACGCAGACGCAGACGCAGCAGCCGACGCAGACCAAGACGGAGGAGCCGACGCAGACGCAGACGCAGACTCAGCAGCCGACGCAGACGCAGCCGACCACCACGACCCCGGCCGCGACCCCGCAGGCCGCGACCCGGACGCAGACCCAGGCGCCGACGGCCACCAAGCCGGCGACGACCTGCACCCCGGCTCAGGTCGAGGCTGGTACCTGCACCACCGGTAACTGATCGCCGACGCTCTCGGGGAGACCTCCGGTAGGCCTCTGACCTGCCGATTGGTCTCCCCGAGTGCGTATGCGCTAGAGTCTCTTCTCGGTCAAAGTTCAATCCCCCATAGCTCAATTGGCAGAGCATTCGACTGTTAATCGAAGGGTTACTGGTTCGAGTCCAGTTGGGGGAGCAGAGTTATCGCAGGTCAGATGGTGCAAGCGCTCCGCGTGCCAGAACGACATGCCAGATGAGCCCCGGTCTTCGGACCGGGGCTCAGTTCGTTAGCGGAGGCTTCAACCTCAGGTCGAGTCTCGGGACGGGAAACGCCCCCACCCGCTGAGGGTGGGGGCGCAGGGCACGCCATGAAAGGAACGAATGCGTGCCCTTGCCGGCTGCAG from Tsukamurella paurometabola includes the following:
- a CDS encoding DUF5685 family protein: MLGLVRSCSAHLEPEVRQRWRAHLCGLCLTLRGTAGQSARACTNTDAALLSALVEAQQPWPAATRTAGPCALRGMRRAEVIAPAELGVRLGATAALTLAAAKIGDHAAEREAGLRGSAVTARGTVGLLRATERRLRRRAEADGPVAAAARVPEALTGLAEQARIESRATRLDEVTAPTAAAVGGMFAATAVLAGCPENAEPLGELGRAYGEFAHLADALEDLARDREHGAYNALDATGTTVDAAVARLQALRDVVIERLESVELRDDRLVRPLLSTAMATVLAARRTPMDKRVKRMDEKAKKKLGRRSVDAGESAGDCCCDGDCCCDGGCCDCS
- a CDS encoding glyceraldehyde-3-phosphate dehydrogenase, with product MIGRLYRQHGVVSSIHGHRLINLSTSAVISAHERAEELGHQALTLSQTEKVLRGLLAIEPEPASIDIARLAILAADLESDEAVQELLRAEIAKRNVPVSDGDGADVVLYGFGRIGRLLARILISHAGNGHGLRLRAIVVRRSVKNDLEKRASLLARDSVHGPFAGSVSIDAENDVIIANGTRIQVIYSDDPSTIDYTAYGIKDALIVDNTGKWRDEEGLGQHLKSKGAARVLLTAPGKAPLKNIVHGINDSTIEDADTILSAASCTTNAITPVLAALDEAYGIQRGHVETVHSFTNDQNLIDNLHKGDRRGRSAVLNMVITETGAAKAVSKALPQLEGKLTGSSIRVPTPDVSLAILNITLEKPTTKDEVNDYLRRVSLHSKLRQQIDYIESPEVVSTDFVGSHRAGIVDGLATIADGKDLVLYVWYDNEYGYSCQVVRVLERMSGVHPVVIPARADVRVEA
- a CDS encoding carbohydrate-binding domain-containing protein, which encodes MTTRSWSFRITIAAVAAALTVSVLGGTASADTTVGPAGMTVTPSSAGGAVSDWRAGTVVKLWSNGAVTIPAVTANPGGKLEVRARGDHCWGAPQMAVKRGGVTLGTVAAGLGWSTHTVDLGALTGASPVTIEFSNDYRGWFCDRNLYVASVTVRDGAGPPTTPVPTTPVPTTAPPTTTAPTTVPGTTVPPTTAPPTTTALPTTTVPPTTTTVPTTIAPTTTTPVPTTGCPVNQYQARYFNNTTATGNPVVVQCENAPGGSFTGQPLAGVNADNFSVEYDGVLQFPQTSTYAFSTAVGNVGARVWFDDALVFDKPAPHWSTTSTLRTVSAGQHRVRATFFNTSGIAHFGISFPRATPGAPSNNGNYFAADSFWNQPIPVGARVDPRSAGWISALDARSNGVWVNTSEWTTTVYNAPPGTPTIDVRVTNTNRLLTIPYLPTYRPTNDADHHLAVIDDASGCLYEFQGFNPVLRSAAASASYRAYTGSGGHDPGPGHAGGEFSYLAGLITPQDVESGVIDHALRYAMPGNSPNYVYPGTRSDGTTLGGVPEGTRLQLDPNLDLSRFGLSPFQLMLARALQVYGGFNADHADVFVFYARSTLDGTTYAQPIQQLPDSLVQHLRFLAPTIASQDIYLDRSDDTGCNQQR
- a CDS encoding adenylate/guanylate cyclase domain-containing protein → MADDARQLPDDDGAAAEPGRGRKLLARGAEAAHRANRSAAMTGLVRAARENLPGGPKKDLFQPDAASTERLASLLDRIVGDEPTVTRELGNLATATWQAMISRRDRDYLPPKPITILFTDLVAFSTWALDRTDDEIVRLLHAVNRTTAEIVARHGGVVVKTMGDGALVAFDGDTAIEAAIEAIEAVGAIDVADGYRPTLRAGLHTGTPRRVKGDLIGVDVNIAARVAEAANGGEVLASETVFTIADRGRYQVRPRRFKAKGAPQKLQVFSVRPLY